A single genomic interval of Agromyces cerinus harbors:
- the glnA gene encoding type I glutamate--ammonia ligase encodes MFSDSSEVLKFIKETDVKFLDIRFTDLPGVQQHFNIPASTVDEEFFTVGQLFDGSSIRGFANIHESDMQLIPDVTTAYIDAFRAERTLIMVFDIYNPRNGEIYSKDPRQVAKKAEKYLASTGIADTAFFAPEAEFYIFDDVRYEVNQHSSFYSVDSEEGAWNSGRVEEGGNLGNKTPYKGGYFPVSPVDKQADLRDDICLKLIDAGLILERSHHEVGTGGQAEINYRFDTMVAAADDILKFKYIVKNTAEQWGKTATFMPKPIFGDNGSGMHTHQSLWSEGKPLFYDEAGYGGLSDLARWYIGGLLKHAPAVLAFTNPTVNSYHRLVPGFEAPVNLVYSAGNRSASIRIPITGTNPKAKRIEFRAPDASGNPYLAFAAQLMAGLDGIKNRIEPHEPVDKDLYELPPEEAKAIPQVPGSLGEALAALEADHDFLLEGGVFTKELIETWIDFKREKELKPLALRPHPFEFELYYGV; translated from the coding sequence ATGTTCAGCGATTCGTCCGAAGTTCTCAAGTTCATCAAGGAGACGGATGTCAAGTTCCTCGACATCCGCTTCACCGATCTTCCGGGCGTGCAGCAGCACTTCAACATCCCGGCCTCCACTGTCGATGAAGAGTTCTTCACCGTCGGCCAGCTGTTCGACGGCTCCTCGATCCGCGGCTTCGCGAACATCCACGAGTCCGACATGCAGCTCATCCCCGACGTGACGACCGCGTACATCGACGCGTTCCGCGCCGAGCGCACACTCATCATGGTCTTCGACATCTACAACCCGCGCAACGGCGAGATCTACTCGAAGGACCCGCGTCAGGTCGCCAAGAAGGCCGAGAAGTACCTCGCGTCGACCGGCATCGCCGACACCGCGTTCTTCGCCCCCGAGGCCGAGTTCTACATCTTCGACGACGTGCGCTACGAGGTCAACCAGCACTCGAGCTTCTACTCGGTCGACTCCGAAGAGGGCGCCTGGAACTCGGGCCGCGTCGAAGAGGGCGGCAACCTCGGCAACAAGACCCCCTACAAGGGCGGCTACTTCCCCGTCTCCCCCGTCGACAAGCAGGCCGACCTGCGCGACGACATCTGCCTCAAGCTCATCGACGCGGGCCTCATCCTCGAGCGCTCGCACCACGAGGTTGGCACCGGTGGCCAGGCCGAGATCAACTACCGCTTCGACACGATGGTCGCCGCAGCCGACGACATCCTGAAGTTCAAGTACATCGTCAAGAACACCGCCGAGCAGTGGGGCAAGACGGCGACGTTCATGCCGAAGCCGATCTTCGGCGACAACGGCTCGGGCATGCACACCCACCAGTCGCTCTGGAGCGAGGGCAAGCCCCTCTTCTACGACGAGGCCGGCTACGGCGGTCTCTCCGACCTCGCGCGCTGGTACATCGGCGGCCTGCTGAAGCACGCCCCCGCGGTGCTCGCCTTCACGAACCCGACGGTGAACTCGTACCACCGTCTGGTGCCCGGTTTCGAGGCTCCCGTGAACCTGGTGTACTCGGCGGGCAACCGTTCGGCGTCCATCCGCATCCCGATCACCGGCACCAACCCGAAGGCCAAGCGCATCGAGTTCCGCGCTCCGGATGCCTCGGGCAACCCCTACCTCGCGTTCGCCGCGCAGCTCATGGCCGGCCTCGACGGCATCAAGAACCGCATCGAGCCGCACGAGCCCGTCGACAAGGACCTCTACGAGCTCCCGCCCGAGGAGGCCAAGGCGATCCCGCAGGTCCCCGGCTCGCTCGGCGAGGCCCTCGCGGCACTCGAGGCCGACCACGACTTCCTCCTCGAGGGCGGCGTGTTCACCAAGGAGCTCATCGAGACGTGGATCGACTTCAAGCGCGAGAAGGAGCTGAAGCCGCTGGCTCTGCGTCCTCACCCGTTCGAGTTCGAGCTCTACTACGGCGTCTGA
- the lpdA gene encoding dihydrolipoyl dehydrogenase → MSEQNFDIVVLGGGSAGYAAAIRAVELGMTAVVIEKDKLGGTCLHRGCIPTKALLHSAEVAEVARESAKYGVKTSFEGVDIAGVSAYREGIVASKWKGLQGLLKARGIPVIAGEGRLVAANTVAVGDDRYVGKNVVLATGSYSRSLPGLEIGGRVITSEQALELDFIPKKVAVLGGGVIGVEFASVWNSFGADVTIIEALPHLVPNEEETISKQLERAFRKRGIEYSLGVRFQSVTQNDDGVVVTLENGTTYEAELLLVAVGRGPVTQNLGYEEAGITIDRGFVITNDRLETSVPGVYAAGDIVPGLQLAHRSYQQGIFIAEEIAGLAPIVVEDVNIPKITYCEPEVASVGYTEAKAAEKFGADQVSSFEYNLAGNGKSSILGTSGSIKVVRVNDGPIVGVHMIGGRVGELIAEAQLAVNWEAYPEDIAPFIHAHPTQGEAFGEAVLKLAGKPLHAI, encoded by the coding sequence TTGTCCGAGCAGAACTTTGACATTGTCGTCCTGGGCGGAGGCAGCGCCGGCTACGCCGCTGCGATCCGTGCCGTCGAACTCGGCATGACCGCCGTGGTGATCGAGAAGGACAAGCTCGGCGGCACGTGTCTCCACCGCGGTTGCATCCCCACGAAGGCCCTGCTGCACTCGGCAGAGGTCGCCGAGGTGGCCCGCGAATCTGCGAAGTACGGCGTCAAGACCTCCTTCGAGGGCGTCGACATCGCCGGCGTCTCCGCCTACCGCGAGGGCATCGTCGCGAGCAAGTGGAAGGGCCTGCAGGGTCTGCTGAAGGCTCGCGGCATCCCCGTCATCGCCGGTGAGGGCCGTCTCGTCGCCGCGAACACCGTGGCCGTCGGCGACGACCGCTACGTCGGCAAGAACGTCGTGCTCGCCACGGGTTCCTACTCGCGCTCGCTCCCCGGCCTCGAGATCGGCGGCCGCGTCATCACGAGCGAGCAGGCCCTCGAGCTCGACTTCATCCCCAAGAAGGTCGCCGTGCTCGGCGGCGGCGTCATCGGCGTCGAGTTCGCGAGCGTCTGGAACTCCTTCGGCGCCGACGTGACGATCATCGAAGCCCTGCCCCACCTCGTGCCCAACGAGGAGGAGACGATCTCGAAGCAGCTCGAGCGCGCCTTCCGCAAGCGCGGCATCGAGTACTCGCTCGGCGTGCGCTTCCAGAGCGTGACCCAGAACGACGACGGCGTCGTCGTGACGCTCGAGAACGGCACCACCTACGAGGCGGAGCTGCTGCTCGTCGCCGTCGGCCGTGGCCCGGTCACGCAGAACCTCGGCTACGAAGAGGCCGGCATCACCATCGACCGCGGCTTCGTCATCACGAACGACCGCCTCGAGACGAGCGTTCCCGGCGTCTACGCCGCCGGCGACATCGTCCCCGGCCTGCAGCTCGCGCACCGCAGCTACCAGCAGGGCATCTTCATCGCCGAGGAGATCGCGGGCCTCGCCCCGATCGTCGTCGAAGACGTGAACATCCCGAAGATCACCTACTGCGAGCCCGAGGTCGCCTCCGTCGGCTACACCGAGGCGAAGGCCGCCGAGAAGTTCGGCGCCGACCAGGTGTCGTCGTTCGAGTACAACCTCGCCGGCAACGGCAAGAGCTCGATCCTCGGCACCTCCGGCTCGATCAAGGTCGTCCGCGTGAACGATGGCCCGATCGTCGGCGTGCACATGATCGGCGGCCGTGTCGGAGAGCTCATCGCCGAGGCGCAGCTCGCCGTGAACTGGGAGGCGTACCCCGAAGACATCGCCCCGTTCATCCACGCCCACCCGACCCAGGGCGAGGCATTCGGCGAGGCAGTGCTGAAGCTGGCCGGCAAGCCGCTCCACGCCATCTGA
- the lipA gene encoding lipoyl synthase: MSTTPEGRKMLRLEIRNAQTPIERKPEWIKTRAKMGPEYRALQSLVKSEDLHTVCQEAGCPNIYECWEDREATFLIGGAQCTRRCDFCQIDTGKPADYDADEPRRVGESVVKMQLRYSTVTGVARDDLPDGGAWLYAETIREIHRQSPGTGVEILVPDFNGVPELLQQVFDAQPEVFAHNVETVPRIFKRIRPAFRYERSLDVITQGRDAGLITKSNLILGMGEEREEISQALQDLHDAGTDIITVTQYLRPSPRHLPVARWVRPEEFIEIKEEAEAIGFLGVLAGPLVRSSYRAGRLWAQSMHAKGRELPAELSHLADASLGFAQAVG; the protein is encoded by the coding sequence GTGAGCACGACACCCGAGGGGCGCAAAATGCTGCGCCTCGAAATCCGCAACGCCCAGACGCCGATCGAGCGCAAGCCCGAATGGATCAAGACCCGGGCGAAGATGGGGCCCGAATACCGGGCATTGCAGTCGCTCGTGAAGAGCGAGGACCTGCACACCGTGTGCCAGGAGGCCGGCTGCCCCAACATCTACGAATGCTGGGAGGACCGTGAGGCGACCTTCCTCATCGGCGGGGCGCAGTGCACGCGTCGCTGCGACTTCTGCCAGATCGACACCGGCAAGCCGGCCGACTACGACGCCGACGAACCTCGCCGCGTCGGCGAGTCGGTGGTGAAGATGCAGCTGCGCTATTCGACCGTCACTGGCGTCGCCCGCGACGACCTGCCCGACGGCGGCGCCTGGCTCTACGCGGAGACGATCCGCGAGATCCACCGTCAGTCGCCCGGCACGGGGGTCGAGATCCTCGTGCCCGACTTCAACGGAGTGCCCGAACTACTGCAGCAGGTGTTCGATGCCCAGCCCGAGGTGTTCGCGCACAATGTCGAGACGGTGCCGCGCATCTTCAAGCGCATCCGTCCGGCGTTCCGATACGAGCGGTCGCTCGACGTCATCACGCAGGGCCGGGACGCCGGACTCATCACGAAGTCGAACCTCATCCTCGGCATGGGCGAGGAGCGGGAAGAGATCTCGCAGGCACTGCAGGACCTCCACGACGCCGGCACCGACATCATCACGGTCACGCAGTACCTGCGGCCGAGCCCCCGGCATCTGCCGGTCGCCCGCTGGGTGCGCCCCGAGGAGTTCATCGAGATCAAGGAGGAGGCCGAGGCGATCGGCTTCCTCGGCGTCCTCGCCGGCCCCCTCGTACGTTCCTCCTATCGGGCAGGTCGCCTCTGGGCGCAGTCGATGCACGCGAAGGGGCGGGAACTGCCCGCCGAACTCTCGCATCTCGCCGACGCATCGCTCGGCTTCGCGCAGGCGGTCGGCTAG
- a CDS encoding DUF4191 domain-containing protein has protein sequence MARTKDASKAQKEPGRMKQMWQVFQMTRRYDSTAQWLMLLGFLAPVLVSLGLALWLSEGNGFTIALWVVAGVLAGLLIALVILGRRAERAAYSQIEGQPGAVGAVLRSGLRGGWVGNEMPVAVNGKTQDAVYRAVGRGGVALISEGPVSRTKRMLDDEQRKVTRILPNVPVMQLSVGDDEGSIALHKLPAALRKTKKALTKPEVLAVSNRLNSLQTSLPIPKGIDPMKARPQRGKMR, from the coding sequence ATGGCACGTACCAAGGACGCATCGAAGGCTCAGAAGGAGCCCGGCCGCATGAAGCAGATGTGGCAGGTCTTCCAGATGACCCGCCGCTACGATTCCACCGCGCAGTGGCTGATGCTCCTCGGCTTCCTCGCCCCCGTGCTCGTGAGCCTCGGCCTCGCGCTCTGGTTGAGCGAGGGCAACGGCTTCACGATCGCCCTCTGGGTCGTCGCGGGCGTGCTCGCCGGCCTCCTCATCGCACTCGTGATCCTCGGCCGTCGCGCCGAGCGTGCCGCGTATTCGCAGATCGAGGGCCAGCCCGGCGCGGTCGGTGCGGTGCTCCGCAGCGGCCTTCGCGGCGGATGGGTCGGCAACGAGATGCCCGTCGCCGTCAACGGCAAGACGCAGGACGCCGTCTATCGTGCCGTCGGCCGTGGCGGCGTCGCCCTCATCAGCGAGGGGCCCGTCTCGCGCACGAAGCGCATGCTCGACGACGAGCAGCGCAAGGTCACCCGCATCCTGCCGAACGTTCCCGTCATGCAGCTCTCGGTCGGCGACGACGAGGGGTCGATCGCCCTCCACAAGCTCCCGGCGGCGCTCCGCAAGACCAAGAAGGCGCTGACCAAGCCCGAGGTACTGGCCGTCTCCAATCGACTCAACTCGCTCCAGACCTCCCTGCCGATCCCGAAGGGCATCGACCCGATGAAGGCCCGGCCCCAGCGCGGCAAGATGCGCTGA
- a CDS encoding YdcF family protein: MRRLPLLVPVAAIAGVVAWAEFVHHRSTGRRLGTAARSGTSEAVVILGYRNRGTRANLLNRYRVRAGLRSRDPHASESVLVLCGGGVASSVSEAELMARYARRRGYTGPIRLDRDSSTTWENIQNAIPFIEDADAIKIVSNSLHAEKGRAHLWKLRPDLADRLVRAEDHRLGELALVKPLAAVLGLRSLRGQ, encoded by the coding sequence GTGCGTCGCCTTCCTCTCCTCGTACCGGTTGCGGCCATCGCGGGCGTCGTCGCCTGGGCCGAGTTCGTCCACCACCGATCGACCGGTCGGCGGCTCGGTACCGCGGCGCGGTCGGGTACCTCGGAAGCAGTCGTCATCCTCGGCTACCGGAATCGCGGGACGCGGGCCAACCTGTTGAACCGCTACCGGGTTCGCGCCGGGCTCCGCTCGCGGGATCCGCACGCGTCGGAGAGCGTGCTCGTGCTGTGCGGGGGCGGTGTGGCCAGCTCCGTCTCCGAGGCGGAGCTGATGGCCCGCTACGCCCGACGACGCGGATACACCGGGCCGATTCGGCTGGACCGCGACAGTTCGACCACCTGGGAGAACATCCAGAACGCGATCCCGTTCATCGAGGACGCGGACGCGATCAAGATCGTCTCCAACTCGCTCCATGCCGAGAAGGGGCGAGCGCACCTGTGGAAGCTGCGGCCCGACCTCGCCGATCGACTCGTACGCGCCGAGGATCACCGGCTCGGTGAGCTCGCACTGGTGAAGCCGCTCGCGGCCGTGCTCGGATTGCGGAGCCTGCGGGGCCAGTGA
- the sucB gene encoding 2-oxoglutarate dehydrogenase, E2 component, dihydrolipoamide succinyltransferase, with translation MSESVSLPALGESVTEGTVTRWLKNVGDRVEVDEPLLEVSTDKVDTEIPSPVAGVIEAILVQEDETVEVGTALVTIGDGSGAAAAAPAAPEAAAPVAEAAPAAPAEPVAPAAPVAEPVAPAAPAAPAAPVAEPAAPAAEPAAPAAEPVAPAAPAAPVAPAAPVAEPVAPAAPAAPAAPVAEPVAPAAPAAPAAPVAEPAAPAAPAAPSAPAGGSHAGPAGYVTPIVRKLANEQGVDLASVTGTGVGGRIRKQDVISANAAPAASAEAAPARQELEVSPLRGTTVPMTRLRKVVAERAVVSMTSTAQLTTVVEVDVTRVARLRDKVKGDFLAKTGNKLSFLPFFAMAAAEALRAYPIINSTVDGDSIVYPAQENMSIAVDTERGLLTPVIRDSAELDIAGLAAQIADLAERTRNNQLKPDELSGGTFTLTNTGSRGALFDTPVVFLPQSAILGTGTVVKRPVVVSTDGADAIAVRSMVYLALSYDHRIIDGADAARFLTAVKQRLEEGAFEADLGI, from the coding sequence ATGAGCGAATCCGTCAGCCTCCCGGCACTCGGAGAGAGTGTCACTGAGGGCACGGTCACCCGCTGGCTGAAGAATGTCGGCGACCGTGTCGAGGTCGACGAGCCGCTGCTCGAGGTCTCGACCGACAAGGTCGACACCGAGATCCCGTCACCCGTGGCGGGTGTCATCGAGGCGATCCTCGTCCAAGAGGACGAAACCGTCGAGGTCGGCACCGCGCTCGTGACGATCGGCGATGGTTCGGGTGCAGCTGCTGCTGCCCCGGCCGCTCCCGAGGCCGCAGCGCCCGTGGCGGAGGCGGCTCCGGCTGCTCCTGCCGAGCCCGTCGCACCCGCTGCTCCGGTCGCCGAGCCCGTCGCACCGGCTGCCCCCGCAGCTCCGGCAGCCCCGGTCGCCGAGCCCGCAGCTCCGGCAGCCGAGCCCGCAGCTCCGGCAGCCGAGCCCGTCGCACCGGCTGCCCCCGCGGCTCCGGTTGCTCCGGCAGCCCCGGTCGCCGAGCCCGTCGCGCCGGCAGCCCCCGCAGCTCCGGCAGCCCCGGTCGCCGAGCCCGTCGCACCGGCAGCCCCCGCAGCTCCGGCAGCCCCGGTCGCCGAGCCCGCTGCTCCCGCAGCGCCGGCAGCTCCCTCGGCACCCGCCGGTGGCTCGCACGCCGGCCCTGCAGGCTATGTCACGCCGATCGTCCGCAAGCTCGCGAACGAGCAGGGTGTCGACCTCGCGAGCGTCACCGGCACCGGTGTCGGCGGTCGTATCCGCAAGCAGGACGTCATCTCGGCGAATGCTGCGCCCGCGGCATCCGCTGAAGCCGCCCCGGCGCGTCAGGAGCTCGAGGTCTCGCCGCTGCGCGGCACCACCGTGCCGATGACGCGCCTGCGCAAGGTCGTCGCCGAGCGCGCCGTCGTCTCGATGACGTCGACCGCACAGCTCACGACCGTCGTCGAGGTCGACGTGACCCGGGTTGCCCGCCTGCGCGACAAGGTCAAGGGCGACTTCCTCGCCAAGACCGGCAACAAGCTCTCGTTCCTGCCGTTCTTCGCGATGGCAGCGGCCGAAGCGCTCCGGGCCTACCCGATCATCAACTCCACCGTCGACGGCGACAGCATCGTCTACCCGGCGCAAGAGAACATGAGCATCGCGGTCGACACCGAGCGCGGCCTCCTCACCCCGGTGATCCGTGACTCGGCCGAGCTCGACATCGCCGGCCTCGCCGCGCAGATCGCCGACCTCGCCGAGCGCACGCGCAACAACCAGCTGAAGCCCGACGAGCTGTCGGGGGGCACCTTCACCCTGACGAACACCGGCTCGCGCGGTGCACTCTTCGACACCCCGGTCGTGTTCCTGCCCCAGTCGGCGATCCTCGGCACCGGCACCGTCGTGAAGCGCCCCGTGGTCGTCTCGACCGACGGCGCGGACGCGATCGCCGTGCGCTCGATGGTCTACCTGGCGCTCTCGTACGACCACCGCATCATCGACGGCGCAGACGCCGCCCGCTTCCTCACCGCCGTCAAGCAGCGGCTCGAAGAGGGCGCATTCGAGGCGGACCTCGGCATCTAG
- a CDS encoding RDD family protein — translation MPDAKPQTFGDLEPSRWPGERLGLPAEGRGSVARPGRRITALLVDWASAMLISLLFTPYESAAYTWVTPLVFAVLQIVFIPTIGGSLGHRLLGMRVIPLEGGWIGARRPVVRTALLLIVIPALVWDSDQRGFHDKVAGTVLIRY, via the coding sequence GTGCCTGATGCGAAACCCCAGACCTTCGGAGACCTCGAGCCGAGCCGATGGCCGGGGGAGCGCCTCGGACTGCCCGCTGAAGGGCGCGGCTCCGTGGCTCGACCCGGTCGCCGCATCACCGCGCTGCTCGTCGACTGGGCGAGCGCCATGCTGATCTCGCTGCTCTTCACGCCCTACGAGTCCGCCGCGTACACCTGGGTCACGCCGCTCGTGTTCGCCGTGCTGCAGATCGTCTTCATCCCGACCATCGGCGGCAGCCTCGGGCACCGCCTGCTCGGCATGCGGGTCATCCCGCTCGAGGGCGGTTGGATCGGCGCCCGGCGTCCGGTCGTGCGCACCGCGCTGCTCCTGATCGTCATTCCGGCGCTCGTCTGGGATTCCGACCAGCGCGGCTTCCACGACAAGGTCGCCGGCACGGTGCTCATCCGCTACTAG
- a CDS encoding bifunctional [glutamine synthetase] adenylyltransferase/[glutamine synthetase]-adenylyl-L-tyrosine phosphorylase, translating to MSRQAPTLGRVARAGFVELSGAAAALESLSASTGVAADSLLEVFAQAADPDEALAVVARLHEQAPTELAGVLDHENAAARLVRLVGASRGFADFLLRHPSDLASFAQVPIAPPSVTEARASLLAALDGVSAAPADLTEAAAKAIRIRYRRLLADIAVYDLTRADAVDVVDVVAAGLADLAGATLDAALAAARRVIGRAPGEPAAPGRYPAAEVEATRLAIIGMGKAGARELNYVSDVDVIFVAESADEDVVSTARALDIATRLAMLTMRIIGEPGIEPPLWEVDPNLRPEGKDGALVRTLESHLQYYDRWAKSWEFQALLKARPLAGDLELGGRYIEGVAPKVWSSSSREGFVESVQAMRERVTEHIPADEVDVQIKLGPGGIRDIEFTVQLLQLVHGASDDGIHQRGTLPALAALAELGYVGREEAAEFARDYRVLRVLEHRVQLERLRRTHLMPRDEHRLRVLARASGLGRTADELRAVWLATRQRVRGLHERLFYRPLLSAVAALPASGLGLTSVQAEARLAAIGFRDPRGALAHIAALTTGVSRRAQIQRNLMPVLISWFADGTDPDFGLLSFRRLSDTLGTTHWYLRLLRDSSDAALRLTRVLSGSRFAAELLERSPESVAWLEDLDELRPRSIAALEDEGRAVLRRHAEPDVAAKIFRAIRRREVLRLALSGILDVCTVEELGHALSDVTENHIAALVAAIRGGEPDGIEFAVIGMGRFGGRELGIGSDADIIYVYRATDAAADAAHSRALRIVSELVRLSEDARLPFDLDADLRPEGRNGVVARSLDAYRAYYARWSLTWEAQALLRARGVAGNLPLIEEFTELADTVRYPESISERDVREVKRIKARVENERLPQGADPNRHLKLGRGSLSDVEWFVQLIQLQHAAAVPALRTTSTLDALAAAVEHGLVEASDAETLRAAWVFASRARSALTLWLDRTTDVLPVERSQLEGVARIMGYPPGSATQLEQDYLHVTRRARAVFDRGFYGVEPRREPSIG from the coding sequence ATGTCTCGTCAGGCCCCCACGCTCGGAAGAGTCGCTCGCGCGGGCTTCGTCGAGCTGAGCGGCGCCGCGGCGGCGCTCGAGTCGCTGTCGGCGTCCACCGGTGTCGCTGCGGACTCCCTGCTCGAGGTGTTCGCGCAGGCCGCCGACCCCGACGAGGCGCTCGCGGTCGTCGCTCGACTCCACGAACAGGCGCCGACCGAGCTCGCCGGCGTCCTCGATCATGAGAACGCCGCGGCGCGCCTGGTGCGACTCGTCGGAGCGTCGCGCGGATTCGCCGACTTCCTCCTGCGGCATCCGTCGGATCTGGCATCGTTCGCGCAGGTGCCGATCGCTCCGCCGAGCGTCACCGAGGCACGAGCATCGCTGCTCGCCGCGCTCGACGGGGTCTCCGCCGCGCCTGCTGATCTGACGGAAGCGGCGGCGAAGGCGATCCGCATCCGGTACCGCCGGCTCCTCGCGGACATCGCGGTGTACGACCTCACCCGCGCCGACGCGGTCGACGTGGTCGATGTCGTCGCCGCAGGTCTCGCCGATCTGGCCGGCGCCACGCTCGATGCAGCGCTGGCGGCCGCTCGTCGTGTGATCGGGCGTGCGCCGGGGGAGCCGGCGGCACCCGGGCGGTATCCCGCCGCCGAGGTCGAGGCCACGAGGCTCGCCATCATCGGCATGGGCAAGGCCGGGGCCCGTGAGCTCAACTACGTGAGCGACGTCGACGTCATCTTCGTCGCCGAATCCGCCGACGAAGACGTGGTCTCGACCGCGCGAGCGCTCGACATCGCGACCCGGCTCGCCATGCTGACGATGCGCATCATCGGCGAGCCCGGCATCGAGCCGCCGCTGTGGGAGGTCGACCCGAACCTCCGCCCCGAGGGCAAGGACGGCGCACTCGTGCGCACGCTCGAGTCGCACTTGCAGTACTACGACCGGTGGGCGAAGAGCTGGGAGTTCCAGGCGCTGCTCAAGGCCCGCCCGCTCGCCGGCGACCTCGAGCTCGGCGGCCGGTACATCGAGGGCGTCGCGCCGAAGGTGTGGTCGAGTTCGAGTCGAGAAGGCTTCGTCGAGTCCGTGCAGGCGATGCGCGAACGGGTCACCGAGCACATCCCGGCCGACGAGGTCGACGTGCAGATCAAGCTCGGGCCCGGCGGCATCCGCGACATCGAGTTCACGGTGCAGCTGCTGCAGCTCGTGCACGGCGCCTCCGACGACGGCATCCACCAGCGGGGCACGCTGCCCGCCCTCGCGGCCCTCGCGGAGCTCGGCTACGTCGGGCGGGAGGAGGCGGCCGAGTTCGCGCGCGACTACCGGGTGCTGCGCGTGCTCGAGCACCGGGTGCAGCTCGAGCGGTTGCGCCGCACGCACCTCATGCCGCGCGACGAGCACCGACTCCGCGTCCTGGCCCGTGCGTCGGGGCTCGGCCGCACGGCTGATGAACTCAGGGCGGTGTGGCTCGCCACGCGCCAACGCGTGCGCGGCCTGCATGAACGACTCTTCTACCGGCCGCTGCTGTCGGCCGTGGCGGCGCTGCCCGCATCCGGTCTCGGGCTCACCAGCGTGCAGGCGGAGGCTCGACTCGCGGCGATCGGGTTCCGTGACCCCCGCGGTGCACTCGCGCACATCGCGGCGCTCACCACCGGCGTCTCGCGGCGCGCGCAGATCCAGCGCAATCTCATGCCGGTGCTCATCTCGTGGTTCGCCGACGGCACCGACCCCGACTTCGGGTTGCTCTCGTTCCGGCGCCTCAGCGACACCCTCGGCACCACGCACTGGTACCTGCGGCTGCTCCGGGACTCCTCCGACGCGGCGCTGCGACTGACCCGCGTGCTGTCGGGCTCGCGATTCGCCGCCGAACTGCTCGAGCGCAGCCCCGAATCGGTCGCATGGCTCGAAGACCTCGACGAGCTGCGACCTCGATCGATCGCCGCGCTCGAAGACGAGGGCCGCGCAGTGCTCCGTCGCCATGCGGAGCCCGACGTCGCGGCCAAGATCTTCCGCGCCATCCGTCGCCGCGAGGTGCTGCGGCTCGCGTTGTCCGGAATCCTCGACGTCTGCACCGTCGAAGAACTCGGCCACGCCCTCAGCGACGTCACCGAGAACCACATCGCCGCCCTCGTCGCCGCGATCCGCGGCGGCGAGCCCGACGGCATCGAATTCGCCGTGATCGGCATGGGCCGCTTCGGCGGCCGCGAGCTCGGCATCGGCTCCGACGCCGACATCATCTACGTCTACCGGGCGACGGATGCCGCGGCCGACGCCGCACATTCGCGGGCGCTCCGCATCGTCTCCGAACTCGTGCGTCTCAGCGAAGACGCGCGGCTGCCCTTCGACCTCGACGCAGACCTCCGCCCCGAGGGACGCAACGGCGTCGTCGCCCGCTCGCTCGATGCCTACCGTGCGTACTACGCGAGGTGGTCGCTGACGTGGGAGGCGCAGGCGCTGCTGCGAGCCCGCGGTGTGGCGGGCAACCTGCCGCTCATCGAGGAGTTCACCGAGCTCGCCGACACCGTGCGCTATCCCGAGTCGATCAGCGAACGCGACGTGCGAGAGGTCAAGCGCATCAAGGCTCGCGTCGAGAACGAACGACTGCCGCAGGGAGCCGATCCGAACCGGCACCTGAAGCTCGGGCGCGGATCGCTCTCCGACGTCGAGTGGTTCGTGCAGCTCATCCAGCTGCAGCATGCCGCCGCAGTGCCGGCGCTGCGCACGACGTCGACGCTCGACGCCCTCGCCGCAGCGGTCGAACATGGGCTCGTCGAGGCATCCGATGCCGAGACGCTGCGCGCAGCATGGGTGTTCGCCTCGCGCGCCCGTTCGGCGCTCACCCTCTGGCTCGACCGCACCACCGACGTGCTGCCCGTCGAGCGGTCGCAGCTCGAGGGCGTCGCCCGCATCATGGGCTACCCGCCGGGCTCGGCGACGCAGCTCGAGCAGGACTACCTGCATGTCACCCGGCGCGCCCGGGCCGTCTTCGATCGCGGCTTCTACGGGGTCGAGCCTCGCCGCGAACCGTCCATCGGCTGA
- the lipB gene encoding lipoyl(octanoyl) transferase LipB, translating to MLDIVVTGLSANSVPYIEGLDLQRAVHRAVVGGERPDTVLLLEHPSVYTAGKRTAPEERPTDGTPVIDVDRGGKITWHGPGQLVGYPILRLPEPIDVVGYVRRLEGILIDVLADIGLESHRVDGRSGVWVGPPGRENKIAAIGIRVESGVTMHGFALNASNELDAYDRIVACGIRDAGVTTISRELGRTVTPADLVEPISARFRAEAAIAA from the coding sequence ATGCTCGACATCGTCGTCACGGGGCTAAGCGCCAACTCCGTGCCGTACATCGAGGGTCTCGACCTTCAGCGCGCCGTCCATCGCGCGGTTGTCGGGGGCGAACGCCCCGACACCGTACTCCTTCTGGAGCACCCCTCCGTCTACACCGCCGGCAAGCGCACAGCGCCCGAAGAGCGGCCGACCGATGGCACTCCCGTCATCGACGTCGACCGTGGCGGCAAGATCACCTGGCACGGACCCGGCCAGCTCGTCGGGTATCCGATCCTGCGCCTGCCGGAACCCATCGACGTCGTCGGATACGTCCGGCGACTCGAGGGCATCCTCATCGACGTGCTCGCCGACATCGGCCTGGAATCGCACCGCGTCGACGGCAGGTCCGGCGTCTGGGTCGGCCCGCCCGGACGCGAGAACAAGATCGCCGCCATCGGCATCCGCGTCGAGAGCGGTGTCACCATGCACGGCTTCGCCCTCAACGCGAGCAACGAGCTCGACGCCTACGACCGCATCGTCGCCTGCGGCATCCGCGATGCGGGAGTGACCACGATCAGCCGCGAACTGGGTCGCACCGTGACCCCGGCCGATCTCGTCGAACCGATCTCCGCGCGATTCCGCGCCGAGGCGGCGATCGCCGCGTGA